A window of Leucoraja erinacea ecotype New England unplaced genomic scaffold, Leri_hhj_1 Leri_1366S, whole genome shotgun sequence contains these coding sequences:
- the LOC129715741 gene encoding probable G-protein coupled receptor 139 — MFHRTFYAGLVSVISLLSFTVNLLAIVILCRGKCGLSKCITLYLVAMAASDLLVGITDPFLRLTIQFHFPYSLLNITPVCATTQVLVFASTAVSVWLTVAFTFDRFVAICCEKLKTRYCTERTAAVIIGAVSVLGCLENIPRCFTLVPDYVFDDLPWGCYTKPTFYTSSAWNAYEVTHRVLTPCIPFFLILLLNVLTVRRIVAASRVRRGLRDRSNRENDKDPEMENRRKSIVLLFSITGTFISLWATQAVFYIFTSITKTGPDSSPTGYYYITSVTSAFLQLLSSCTNTCIYVVTQSKFRGELINAVKFPLSAIRAHLQSEFHTTRKQDI; from the coding sequence ATGTTCCACAGAACATTTTATGCGGGTCTTGTGTCAGTAATATCTCTTCTCTCCTTCACAGTGAACTTGTTGGCGATTGTGATTCTCTGTCGAGGTAAAtgcggtctctccaaatgcatcactctctacctggtggccatggcagcgtctGATCTCCTGGTCGGCATCACCGATCCATTTCTGCGACTGACTATTCAATTTCACTTCCCATATTCGTTGCTGAACATTACTCCCGTATGCGCGACTACCCAAGTCCTGGTCTTTGCATCCACCGCGGTCTCTGTCTGGCTGACGGTGGCATTCACCTTCGATCGGTTTGTGGCTATTTGTTGTGAAAAGCTGAAAACAAGATATTGCACTGAGAGAACAGCGGCTGTGATTATCGGGGCAGTGAGTGTGCTGGGCTGTTTAGAGAACATCCCCCGTTGTTTTACGTTAGTACCTGACTACGTGTTTGATGATCTTCCCTGGGGTTGCTACACCAAACCCACCTTCTATACGTCGTCTGCATGGAACGCGTATGAGGTCACACACCGCGTTCTAACCCCTTGTATCCCGTTCTTTCTGATTCTTCTGCTCAATGTGCTGACGGTCAGGCGGATTGTAGCGGCCAGCAGAGTCCGCAGGGGTCTCCGGGACCGCAGCAACCGAGAGAATGACaaggacccggagatggagaatcGCAGGAAATCAATTGTTTTACTCTTTAGTATCACGGGCACTTTCATATCGCTGTGGGCAACGCAAGCTGTCTTTTACATATTTACTAGTATTACGAAGACCGGACCTGACAGCTCCCCTACCggttattactacatcacaagTGTCACGTCGGCGTTCTTGCAGCTGCTCAGTTCCTGCACTAACACGTGTATTTACGTGGTGACTCAGAGTAAATTCAGAGGTGAACTGATAAACGCGGTTAAATTCCCACTGAGCGCAATACGTGCACATTTACAATCTGAATTTCATACAACACGCAAACAGGATATTTGA